A window from Drosophila kikkawai strain 14028-0561.14 chromosome 2L, DkikHiC1v2, whole genome shotgun sequence encodes these proteins:
- the LOC108074855 gene encoding uncharacterized protein translates to MGCITSTSKLNELRGHENVFRVRVAHLQPTPGTPVIRSGYLELTPRELIFQTPGCEPIVWALQHLRRYGLNGDLFSFEAGRRCMSGPGIYTFRVHNAEELYPMFQRYINAVNTDAFAQVERERVNSAHSVSVMMGGGRSEGNPQGNNYLEPAPLISRQLGSSHSESSSASASVPLPLNDVALEDCPPNLLSPLLMPNSCADQPLRVLQECCKDAQSAMDLLATPPSGNRLSMRRRTLDLPPQESAPPPAPVLSPSNNEAIHMYANVDTLIFDLSNERCYENVSRLELPLPLSREPVAASQEPATPTSLAGSSGVNYIVLDLDQPKSPAAPAGSPKATFNGFGSGLSLVSTPAPPVTAPVTPEASAVLEVPPPPPIQSKSLSSVSALATTEGGESPANKKVESTGTQGYSTIDFIRTYALNKSSTEMPDLVTHRQHPAHDEELRITRHSKCIRKAYSISE, encoded by the coding sequence ATGGGCTGCATCACCAGCACCAGCAAGCTGAACGAACTGCGTGGCCACGAGAATGTGTTCCGTGTGCGGGTGGCCCATCTGCAGCCCACTCCGGGCACGCCCGTCATTCGCAGCGGCTACCTGGAGCTGACGCCACGCGAACTGATCTTCCAGACGCCCGGATGCGAGCCTATTGTGTGGGCCCTGCAGCATCTTCGGCGTTATGGCCTAAATGGCGACCTCTTCTCCTTCGAGGCAGGTCGCAGGTGCATGTCCGGACCGGGTATCTACACGTTTCGAGTGCACAATGCCGAGGAGCTGTACCCAATGTTCCAGCGATACATTAACGCTGTCAACACGGACGCCTTTGCGCAAGTGGAGCGCGAGCGGGTAAACTCTGCCCACTCGGTGTCCGTGATGATGGGCGGCGGCCGGTCGGAGGGGAATCCGCAGGGCAACAACTACCTGGAGCCGGCTCCCCTGATTAGCCGCCAGCTGGGCAGCTCCCACAGTGAGTCTTCAAGCGCCAGTGCATCAGTACCGCTGCCACTGAATGATGTGGCTCTGGAAGATTGTCCGCCCAACTTACTATCCCCTCTCCTAATGCCCAACTCTTGTGCGGACCAGCCGTTGCGTGTTCTGCAGGAGTGCTGCAAGGATGCACAATCAGCCATGGATCTGCTGGCCACCCCACCGTCAGGCAATCGATTAAGCATGCGGAGGCGCACACTCGACCTGCCGCCGCAGGAGTCCGCCCCGCCGCCCGCTCCGGTATTGAGTCCTTCCAACAACGAAGCCATTCACATGTACGCCAATGTGGATACGCTGATCTTCGATCTGAGCAACGAACGCTGCTACGAGAACGTGAGTAGATTGGAACTACCCTTGCCACTGTCGCGGGAACCTGTGGCCGCTAGCCAGGAaccggccacgcccaccagTTTGGCAGGGAGCAGTGGCGTTAACTACATTGTCCTGGATCTGGACCAACCAAAAAGTCCAGCTGCTCCGGCGGGCTCTCCCAAGGCGACGTTCAACGGTTTCGGGAGCGGACTCTCTTTGGTCTCCACGCCCGCACCACCTGTGACAGCTCCTGTGACCCCGGAGGCAAGTGCTGTTCTGGAGGTGCCACCACCTCCGCCGATTCAATCCAAAAGCCTGAGCAGCGTGAGTGCATTGGCGACCACTGAGGGAGGAGAATCACCGGCGAACAAGAAAGTCGAATCGACCGGAACACAAGGTTACTCCACCATCGACTTTATCCGCACCTACGCACTAAACAAGTCGTCGACCGAGATGCCGGATCTGGTGACGCATCGCCAGCATCCGGCGCACGACGAGGAGTTGCGGATTACTAGGCACAGCAAGTGCATAAGGAAGGCGTACTCGATCAGTGAATGA